The region TAGACAGTCCAAGCAATCACAGATAAACAGTAGCTCATTTTACACAGGAAAACCAGGATACAAATTGCATCTTCGATTCTATCCTAACAAAGGTCAGTCACATGCTGGACTCTACTTGAATATCGACCGTGGAGATTACGATAGTCTGCTGCAGTGGCCTTTCTCTCATTGTTTTACTATGTCAGTGCTTGAACAGAAAGTCAATGGAAAACACATAAGCTACAGAGTTGCTGCACCTGGAGGGTCTCTAGCCACACCAGGAACATTCTGTGGTTCTCGCAAGTTTATCTCAAAGGAGGTACTGTCACAAGAATGTTACACTAAGAATGATACACTGTTCATTAAACTTGTGGTTGATATGAATGATTAACTATTGGAAGGAGGTGGTGTCTAGCATACAACTGGCTTGTACTTGCAGGAGTAAGTTTTTCTTGTGTAACCGTTTATTGTCTATATAtgtttttattaaattttgtatttggAACTACACCTGTATGTAAACTATCTACTCAACCACGCCTTTTAGCGCGCGTTCAGCAACATTTGCCCAACAGCCAGAGGTCTGGTGTGCGTGGCTAAAAACGTCGTCGACTACCAGCAACACTAATTCTCTAGTCGTTGCAAGCCATTTTTCTTAGATTTACTAGGAGTACAGTGCACTGTACTGTCACATAatgtacatccgggaacaAACTGATAGAATTATCACGTGATCTTATGAACAAATGGCGCTACAAGACTCTCTTGTTCGTCTCCAAGTTTGTTGCAATGACAATTGTTCGTTTCTCTGGCATCGTTAAGCTATGATATGCGTAGGCTGTAGTCCGCGGCCATTCGGTTCGATGTAAACTAAACGACGCCAAAACGAAGTTCCTTGACATCGTTCACGAAATAGAAGGGGAGACTTCTCACATATCCTGGAACGGCAATGGAGTATTGACCACACCCACGTTCTCAGTCAATGACAACGGGAGGCGGCTCGAGCCAGCCAATCAACACAAGGCATGCACTACATTGACCAATCAACTGCCTGAGAATTCTGAAACAGGCGGAAGTCGCAGTCGGAGATCCTCAGGATTGAGTAATGATACAAATAGTCTAATAGAATACTCTGAAAAAGGAAAGGACGAATCAGACAGAGCAAGCGTTCGTAGTGTGATGTGTGGAACGGACGACAGAGACTTCAATGTGAATACATTGACAGAAACGTTGACTTTGAAGCATGTGGATGTCGAGGATGTCGGATGCCAGACATCGCTATCAGACGATGACTTAGTATTAGAGAGTGGAGAGACACAACGTGATAGCATCGTGACAAAGTGTGCAGAAACGGAACTTCCTGACAGATGTTTTGATATTAATCGGTCATTTTCTGGAGACTCTGAGACGGTGGCCGAAAACGTAGCCAGTCCTGTAAAGGCTATAGCCGAGTCGTCATCGCCATTGCAACAAACTTCAGCTCCAGTGGAAAGTCGTCATCCTCCTGTTGTCCATTTACCTTCAGCAGACAGTCAGAAACCTCGCAATTTACACGCTTGGCGTAGAGATACAGAATCAGAGCGTTGTCGGAGTGATACGAAAGTGGAACAGTTAGACGATTCTTCTGTCTTCAATGTCACTTCGCTGTCATCAACATGGCCATCTATCGATTCAGGTGATATAAATATTTTGATGTAGCTCAActgttgtgttgctgtttgctTTCCATGTACAAGTCATGTTGTGTATGCAGATGACATTGATCTGACTGAAGACAGGGCAACGCTAGTGAAGCAACGCGAGGAGCTGGCTCTTGAGTTGGTCTGGATTAGGCAAGCCATCGAGAGCCGCAAACAGGTGTGTAGATGCTGCTAATATTGCACTCGGGTATTGATAATTATCAGATAGTTCAATTACTGTAAACGTGGAAATTTTTGCGGTCGAAGTCTTTTCCTCGAACTAAACACCTCGTGAAAATTACAAAACATGACCAGTGCGAGCGAAGGCCCATATGATATTGTTCTATCAAATTTCTCTTGCGTCAAACCTCTTAGGGGGACCTTCTCGAAGCAACACACAGTCATTCGCAGCCTGTACTGTGCGAGGTGGTAGACCGGAAACGTCAGTGGGCTGCGGAAGACATGGTCTTCTCAACATCTCCGTGTTTTGTAACCAGTGCTGTGTGGTAGATAAGACCACATGACTGAtgaaatcacgtgacatgcttGGAAGTCGGAACCACAAAAATTTTAGCCCACGAAATGGTCTCTGATGCAATATGCACAAAAATTTTAACCAGAGAAAATGTCCACGTTTACAGTATCTGATCATTGGGAAGGTTGTGCGAGTGTACAGTACCAATTTTGCAAATACGAATGTCTCTGGTAAAAGAGATATTATATTGGCTAGTTGGGTTAGTCCAGCACGAGAGATCTACGTAGGTAGACAGTTCTAGATGATTGAAAATTGTCAAGGTATTATAAGTCTCATAACCTTACCAGCCGACCCACCCAGTTCGGAGATACAGTGACACGGCTGTCTTCTTTTAGTGCATTGTGGTGCATGCAGATGTTATGTCACTTATTCGCACGATGTGTCTTCATACGAGAGCTAAAACACTGAAATTACCGGTTTATCAGTAATGCTGGATAATCAGGACCCCAGGGCACCTCCCAAGATTTCCTACATGCGAGGGTTCAGCTAGTCTCTTCTCTCATAGGGAGCAAAGAATAGCTAGACCCTCAAGCCTACAGGTTTTCTACATAGCAGACATGTTCAATGATAGAATATTCAAGGTCTCAAAAATTACGCTTAGCAGCTATTGGTGTTGTACATCGAATGTCACTATAAAAATCTTTAAATTTGGAAATAGTATTAAGAGATATGGTATAAGATGAACTATTGGCAGggatttattttggcggatttttCAGTGAGCGCCAATATAAACTCCGCctcattaatttggccactgggatatgttgacgtcatcacccatgTGGATCAGGAATCATGGTGATTTGGTGCTACGTCATTGGGATGAGGCCACGAGATGGTAACCCTTGCTTGCCGTTTGTAGTGCCTACCCTGTCCAGCAGGGAGGtcaaacatgagaatgaggtcGTGAAGCTATCGATGAAGCAGAAGGAGTCATGCAGGCTGGGATACATTCTTTGCACTGAAACAGCAATTCTTCGTCAAtacagtagttggagacccgTAAttagttagggaaatgtgatggCCACGAATGCAGCTGTCAATCCCAGTCTCCTCCAAAATGCGGACACTTAACTAGTGGGTGGGAATATCGTACatatcaattatccaacaatgatgtccaacccccaaaataaaatccacGAATATGCTTTTTCCGTCactttcttagcaaaccgccaaaatatTGTTTGATGTTTGCAGTATCTTACCATCAAGTCGCAGCTGGACATGGAAGATGCAGTCAGATGTGGAATGCAGCAACCCGACGGTGCATCCAGTAATTGAGATTTACCATAAACGTAAGTTAGTGGAATATATGACTTGATCCAAGCTCAGAAACAAATTGTTAATATAGTCATATATTTGGCATTGCGACCATTTTCTATGGCATAGAACGCATGTGATTGAATATAGAAACGTGATGATATCAACTAGTCTTGAtgttctctttctttctttggTTTTTTAATTAAGGAGCTGGTCGTTTGTTGTACCTGCTGTGCTTGCTGCTTTGATGTGGTGCGTCTTTGGGCTTTCTTTAGCCGAATCATCAGTTGTACTGTTGTCCATAACCATGATATCTATTACAATGAAGTGTGTGACCACTCGACTGTTATGGTACTGGAACCATCAAATGTTTTAGTAGCTTTGACTGTCACTCAACGTGTCATCTCTAGTTCATCAGCATGTTTGTCTCATTGATTGCCCGCCTGGACTCCTAGTTATATATGTAATCCTTCAagcttgtgtttgtctgcctgtccactTTTCGTTTGTCTACCATACTGTGTTCGTCTGTGtggacctgtctgtctgtctgtcaatacatacatatatcaGCGCTATTACAGTCCAAGTAACTATTTAAAAACGAGTCCAAAAGCCGATAATGAGCCACATAATAAAATCTAACTACAACTGCTGTAACTAGCCAATACCTCAACGGAGTCCAGAGAGTTTTCAAACTGTCCTGCTTCCTAATTTTCTACTAAtcacattagcattgcatctttgcaaagCTGTAGACAAACAGCGATGTCAGAATGTGTTGAACTCTGCTATTTTTTCTTCgtcttcatctgttgagaggatgtctgtctgtctgtctgtcaatctgtctgcctgtctgtccgtctatctgcctgtctgtctctctctctgtctgtctctctggctggctggttggctggttggctgtctgtctgtcagtcagtcagtctgtcagtcagtcagtcagtcagtcagtctgtctgtctctctttcagtctgtctgtctgtctctgtctgtcatacTTTCCAAACAttaaactgtctgtctgtctgtcatactttttcaaacatcaactgtctgtctgtatttttgtctgtcaagaACATAtatttgactgtctgtctgtctgtcagtcagtctgtctgtctgtctctctgtctgtctgtcagtcagtcagtctgtctgtttctccaATAcccaatacatacattttcaacattgaaatctacatacaacacaactagtAAGCAactctattgtctgtctgtttgtccgtcagtctgtctgtctggccagCCATCTCTCTGTATCTGTTGAATCAGCCTTGTTTgcctctctctgtctgcaaaTACCATCCGTCCTTATATCTGCATTCCACCAATCTCATCTGTCTACCActcctgtttgtccatttccCCATTGAACACATTATCTAGTCATACTCACTGCATACCCTACACCAATCTATTATCAGACTCGATGTGTACTCACAATAATCAGTAAACAGTTGACGACTATTGGTGCTGCATACATCCATGTTATGAAGAAACCGTTAGTGTCAAAATACTGATGTCTGGCAAACAGCCTTCACAGAACACATCTTATAgttaaattaatcaatattagGACAAATAAAATGCCTCACTTCCAGTGTGTTGCACCATACTCATTTACAGTTTCCGTCAAGCAAGCCAATACCACTGCTCACAATGGgaaacacacaatacaatatgTTACAccaaataaaaattattattaattattattaagtTAAGTGTTACTgttgaacacaacaactttatttGCAGACAAGACAGGGGCGTAGCAAAGGGTTGGGCCGGTTAGGACCAGTTTTAGAAAAAACGAATTTGCGAGCAGGCGATTAGCATAACTTTCGGTTTAATTATACAtatgattaaatatattatttattgattatttattgtaGTATGCAGCAGGCTTAGTTACTGTCCTATAGCTACTGGAATTACGGTAGATTGAAGTTATGAACGGGTATGGATGGCTTCGAACTCTACTGTAGTCTTTTCTGTTGCAGAACTCACTGCGCATGtctttaacgcgcgttaggcccaACCAATTCAAATGTGCTTGCTACACCACTTCAAATGTGCTTGCTACACCACTTCAAATGTGCTTGCTACACCCCTGTAAGAGTGTATATACAGCAGAAAATCGCTTAATAACACTAAGGGCAAATAATGTGTCCAGCTGTATATGATATTTGCATAAAATATATCGATTCTGTTCAGGTACATGTATCATCAGACTTTCAGTCGACTCTCGGCAGAAGCCAAGAGAAGACTTTGGTGATGTTCTCACCGTTGTTTCGTCTTCTCCACCCCTGAGGCACACGATGGCTGATCGAATCAGAGCAAACCTCAGCTGGCAATTGATCTAACACATTGTTAGACTGTATGCCATGTCATGCTTCTCAGAGATGAGTGACGAAAGTCTGTTCAGGAATGTTGAAGTTAGTTTGTTGGTCACTACCAGTGCATGAAAATATCACGGGTGGAAAAGTGCATGCTCAACTTTATTACCGTATTTTTGCAAGTAGTGTCCCGTACTCAAATAATACCTCATGGTGACCCtatacaaaataataatgccccatgttcGATTAGTACCCCACTGGGGTAATTAAAACCCAGTTAAATGCATGTGCGTCTAGTAATGTGTACgtttgagatgaaatgaacacccagatGGAATCACtgactgatgatgaagattcaactcatgcaacagaccaggaatatGACTCAAGTGAAGCGAAAGTATCCATGATACATACCAGTAAGACTGCAAGATTAACTTAGGTAGTTTGTacgtgttgtttgtgtagtgtgatgcatttgttgcacacaaacaatgcaacaggCTTTGTGCTTGCAAAAGGCAccaaataatgccccatgtttcACAACTATAAAAAATAGTGCCACATGGGGCACTAATTGCGGAAATACGGTACTACCTgatttgtatttctgtttctTCCTCCTGTTTTTTGAAATCAACCATGCTAAAACCCACACGTTGAGATATCTGGTCTAGCTTCATCATTAGATGCGTTGGTCCACTGAGGTCGCATTTCTCCAGTCAGGCGCTGTAAAGTTGATTCTCTGCACATCATGACATCATCCAACATGTTGATAATAGTATCTCAtctcattctgtctgtcttagtaTTGGAAATCCACCAGTAGGGCAAGATAATGAGTGTTCAACACCAAGTGGTttctgcatgcacacaaatcaGGTAAGGATGTTGGTCAGCAACCATAGCACAGGCACAAGGTGTCATGGCCATGTTCTTCTATGGGTAGGACTGTTAACCATGTTGAAGCACCATTTTCTTTGCAAGTTCGACTGTTGGCTTCAGATCACTATTTAGATTTCCAGTGATGTCCTGGGCAGTG is a window of Corticium candelabrum chromosome 20, ooCorCand1.1, whole genome shotgun sequence DNA encoding:
- the LOC134195565 gene encoding uncharacterized protein LOC134195565 isoform X2; the encoded protein is MALQDSLVRLQAVVRGHSVRCKLNDAKTKFLDIVHEIEGETSHISWNGNGVLTTPTFSVNDNGRRLEPANQHKACTTLTNQLPENSETGGSRSRRSSGLSNDTNSLIEYSEKGKDESDRASVRSVMCGTDDRDFNVNTLTETLTLKHVDVEDVGCQTSLSDDDLVLESGETQRDSIVTKCAETELPDRCFDINRSFSGDSETVAENVASPVKAIAESSSPLQQTSAPVESRHPPVVHLPSADSQKPRNLHAWRRDTESERCRSDTKVEQLDDSSVFNVTSLSSTWPSIDSDDIDLTEDRATLVKQREELALELVWIRQAIESRKQYLTIKSQLDMEDAVRCGMQQPDGASSN
- the LOC134195568 gene encoding transmembrane protein 18-like isoform X1, which translates into the protein MLQGILLLLQNVDWSEPWIIGLLVFHSLSTGAVFLLYKTQAFNIQVALFGVLMVLACLTETVNEYGATHWKLFARHQYFDTNGFFITWMYAAPIVVNCLLIIISWLWTTVQLMIRLKKAQRRTTSKQQAQQVQQTTSSLIKKPKKEREHQD
- the LOC134195565 gene encoding uncharacterized protein LOC134195565 isoform X1 gives rise to the protein MALQDSLVRLQAVVRGHSVRCKLNDAKTKFLDIVHEIEGETSHISWNGNGVLTTPTFSVNDNGRRLEPANQHKACTTLTNQLPENSETGGSRSRRSSGLSNDTNSLIEYSEKGKDESDRASVRSVMCGTDDRDFNVNTLTETLTLKHVDVEDVGCQTSLSDDDLVLESGETQRDSIVTKCAETELPDRCFDINRSFSGDSETVAENVASPVKAIAESSSPLQQTSAPVESRHPPVVHLPSADSQKPRNLHAWRRDTESERCRSDTKVEQLDDSSVFNVTSLSSTWPSIDSDDIDLTEDRATLVKQREELALELVWIRQAIESRKQVHVSSDFQSTLGRSQEKTLVMFSPLFRLLHP
- the LOC134195568 gene encoding transmembrane protein 18-like isoform X2; translated protein: MLQGILLLLQNVDWSEPWIIGLLVFHSLSTGAVFLLYKTQAFNIQVALFGVLMVLACLTETVNEYGATHWKLFARHQYFDTNGFFITWMYAAPIVVNCLLIIIMCSMGKWTNRSGRQMRLVECRYKDGWYLQTERGKQG